TACCAACTCTGTACCACAACAGGAGCTCTTGCGTAGCCCAACTCCTCCCTCTCAAGGACCAGGGGAGCCCATGCCCAGCCCACTATGGGGACTATACTTGCTTACTTATCCAGCTACTTCTAGGCAGGCCGTGAAGAACTAACGGTCTCAACCCGTCATGCTCCAGACTCGACTTGCGGCAAGATGTGGGCGGCAGCGGGGATTCGGCGCCGAGCGTGCCCCGCGGCTCTGGGGGGCTGGCCCACAATCCCTCGCGAGAGCGAgggcgggaaaggtgagggggccTAGCAAGGGGGACAGCCGGCAAGAAGACCCAAGACTCTGGAATCCTATTACGGGGATGGAGAGTAAGTATTCTTTATACGACTGTTCTGTACCCCAAACCGGTAACATGCCAGTGTCTGTGGGTAGCTTAGCTCCCATTCGGGGAGATCATTCCTACTAACAACCCTGGGGCCTCCACCCAACAGGTCAGGGTGGAGGTGAGGAAATGTGGTAAGACCCACTGGGCCTGGCTTTGCATCCTGCGGTCTCCATCCATCTTTTTATTGTCAGGATGTACGTTTGATGGGCAAACTTTAAATGGGATTTGGAAGAATCACGATGGAAACGGGGCAACATATGTAAGAGTGACCAGACTTCCGCACAGCCGCACAGCCGCACAGCCGCAGAACCCCAAAGCCCAAGGCCGCGTGCAGTCACGCCGCGGACCCCACCCTTCCGCCTTACGTCTGACGTCACGTGGCGCGGCGGGTGCGCGTGCGCGGGCTTGGCCGCTTCTGCGTCTGCGCAACTGCGAGCGTAGGTGTTCGGCTTTGAAATGCAGCGGGATTTAGTGAGTTTGCCCCTATCCCCAGCGGTGCGGGTGAAGCTGGTGGCTGCAGGTTTCCAGACTGCTGAGGAACTCCTAGAGGTGAAACCCTCCGAGCTCAGCAAAGGTAACGGACTCCCATTACAAGCTGAGGCACTCTGGCCGCTGTCGGGGCCGCCTCCATCCCCGTTCTCGGCCAGATTCTGGCGCCGCCCACCGCCGCGTTTACACCGTGAAACAGCTCCTTGACTCCACTTAAGTGTGGTTTGAATGGTTAGAACTGTGGTCTTGGAAACATTCACCGGTTGCTTTCTCTACCAGTGCCTGCTGAAGCCTCTGAGAATTATCTCATTTATACTCAAAAGAACCCTTTTAACGTGGATTATTATGTTCAATATATAGATGAAGGAACTGATGCTTGGGATGCTAAGTAACTTTTCATTATGAGTGGGTTAGGAAGTTGTGGAGGCAGGATTGAAATCCAGACAGGCTGTCTAATTTTCGCTGTTACAAAATCCAAGGGGCAAGGattaaatttaagaaatgcacgattcgtaaatttaagaaatgcaCTGTTCGAGATAGGATGAGATAAATTAAGAGTGACAAAGGGAGTAGAATCCCCAGAACCTGGAGAAAGCAGTAGAAAGAAGACATCGCTTCTCTTAATGTAATTcactgaaaaaaaccccaaaactcacATTCCAGAACACTGTAGATTATATGTTGGTGGGAACCACTTCCTTCTGAGGTACACAATAATGAAGCTGTCTGCAGTCACTCTCACTGTGCACATTACACTACACTATGCCCAGAACTGTGTTATTAAGATAGATAACGTTGCCCTTAACGATGGAAAATAAGGTTTCAACTCTCCACTCAAGAACAAATGTTGTAGACCCAATGTTAACTATTTGTCTTAAGTCTTATGCCAAAGACTGTATCCCCCAAAGTTTGATGGGCTCATTTTCTTTCAACAGGTTggttttacaaaaaagaaatgagagaataTGAATAATAGTAGCTAACAATTATTAAGCATTTTGGATGGGCTTAGTGTTCTATCAAGATTTTTATGTGTGTTGTTTCATTCCCATTTTGTAGAAGAAAAGTCTGAGGCATAaagaagtaacttgcccatgcATGGTAACTACATAGTAAGTGGTGCAGTCAGGAATGACAAACCTAAGTAATCAGACGAGTTAAGGCTCTTAAATTGGATggaattttcatttccttagcaCCATTAATGTCTTTTGTTAGCGCCAAATTTATAGTTCATATCCTTACCCAATCAAGCACTGATATGTGAAACTCAGAAGTGATATCCTCTCCATTATTTCTTCCATAAGCAGCTTGTTTTGTAATTTCCATTTCACTTCTTAGGCCATGTTGTCAGGAATGAAATTGTATAGTTGAGGAAGCATAAGTGTATTGTTTAAGCTATTGGTgcatcaaataatttttcttattaaatagtTTGCAGTGATCCATGAATTTTTCATTCCAATGTTTTCATGAATAATACATGCACATGCGCTTCTTAAATCTGCATCTTGTTTTAGGCAGTTAAAGAggccattttcattcttttctaaaaaataatttgtatacCTTATGAGAGCAAGTTTATTATGGCTTCATAAGACCAAAAGAGATAgtaaaagaccaaagagatagtaaaaggaccaaaaggaaaaaaaaaggacattttcatttctacctTCTGAGATAGATACTCTTGTAGGTACTCAGAAATGCTTTAGAGGTTTAGGTTTTTGAATTCTGTTTCTGAGGTAATAGATAAATCTTTTAAGTATGTGGACTAAGAAAACAGAGATAAATGCCTTTATTAACTTGaaaaattaaatagttaatcgaatgttacatttttatgtttctctACTCTTGGCATCAttcttgttatttaaaaattaaaattaatgaagaCAACTCAATAACATAtgacttttaaatttctaaaatcagatgtttttgtttctgtttcttatttgCAGAAGCTGGGATATCTAAAGAGGAAGCCTTAGAAACTCTGCAAATTATAAGAAGAGAATGTCTCACAAATAAAGCAAGTTATGCTGGTACAGCTGAGTCAGGCAAGAAGTGTACAGCACTGGAACTGCTTGAGCAGGAGCATACTCAGAGTTTCATAATTACCTTCTGTTCAGCACTAGATAATATTCTTGGGGGTGGCATACCCTTAACCAAAACAACAGAGATTTGTGGTGCACCAGGTGTTGGAAAAACACAATTATGGTAAAATAAAATGTTCCCCTCTTACATTTATGTAAGTAACAGAGTATTGTGTTGTGGGTATACAGTTAGGAGACCAAAAAAGGCATGTATGTGGTCttaattttgtgtgtatgtatgtgtgcatcaAACAAATCAACACTTGCCTTACGTCAGCACCCCATCTTGATAAATTGATACaattattttgatattaaaaagTGTTTCTTTTGCAACAGTATAGTGTGGTCAGTGGGGTCAACAAGCAGTCTTCTACTTTGTTATAGAATTAAttcctgagaatatatttgaaagcCAAATGTTTGAAAGTAGATTTTTGTATAATAAGAAAGGGTTGCATTCCCAGAAGCCTAAAAACCACTAAAGAGTCCTTAATTGTGGTTTTATTGGCACACCCTCCCCCtaatccattcatcaattgattcACATATGTTTGGAGCCGGGGAGAGTCAACCATCTCTGTTACCTTGCAGAGTATATTTatacctataaaatatttagTGGTATCTAATGGGTTGTGATCtggagtttgaaaaacactgccttAAATGATCATGATAATGATTTGGTCATTTCAGTTCTTTATCTTGACAGTATGCAGTTGGCAGTAGATGTGCAGATACCAGAATGTTTTGGAGGAGTGGAAGGTGAAGCAGTTTTTATTGATACAGAGGGGAGTTTTATGGTTGATAGAGTGGTAGACCTTGCGAATGCCTGCATTCAGCACCTGCAGCTTATAGCAGGAACACATAGGGGAGAAGGTAAGTTAGCAAGCGCTCTTTTTTCTGtataataaaagtaattttcATTTGTATCCATCTCAAGCAAGAGACCATTTGGAACGTGAAGCTTAACGACTTGGCCGTGTACTAGTATTAAACTCTCATACTTCTCTTACAAATTGAGAAATGCCACACCTGGGCtggccttttctttcccttttatggccCTCACTTTTTACTGCAGGAGCTCTGGGACAAAACCTGTATTTCAATGTATGACTTCAAATCATCATGCTCTGGCCTGCCAGGTGTTAGCTAATGTTATTGGAAACCTTACTGTAAATATTAAATGTTGTGTCAATGCATTCAGTGTATATTGACTTTCATACTGGTTTTTCCAAAAACCAAGGGTGGCCTTGAAAAATCATGTCTGGAAATGTTTGGAAAATTAGGCTGATTGACCTTATGTGGCTCTGAGTAGTATGTAATTGACTTCACGACTATGTTAATTGTATTGTTAAAAGTGTTGGGAAGTTTTTCTGCGCTTATTGTGTGGAAATAAAGTGTTagattaaaaaagttttttttaaggtaatttgTTTTCAAGTTCTTGTCCTTCAATTACTCATAAAATTAAATGGTTTCTGGTTtgactgttttcttttgctttattgtattttattttttggatgtgCAGTCCTTATTCTTTTCTctagaaatgttaaaaaacataATGCTTTTCCTAAGATGTTTGTATTCCCTTTAAATGAATATAATCagctgaatatttttattttcattgtagtACTAGGTGTCCTTTTTAACCAGTGACTGGTATATCTATTGAAAGTCCTGCAAGCTATCCATGTCACAGGTGTAATTTGTAATAGAGTCTTAAGATCTTGTAAATATTGTGGATGTAGCACTGCAATATAGTTTTTAATGATTGGTGTGTGATTAAGCTGTTGTTTTTTGGTTAAAAATGAACTGGTTAAATGTATATTTGTAATAGgcaatattttctgaaatttaatttcttggtttttctttcaGCGTTAAAACTTAAGTACGTTTTTAAATGCAATGGTTtttaacttgtttttctctgaaatATGTCCAGAACCAATCTggttatttataaaaaaacaaatctaaggagagaattttattttatatcattgtTTCTACTTAAATATCAAATTATACTATGGCATTTAAGGGAAAAATATGCTTCTTTTCaacatttttccttttaacttttaatttggagtcttatgaaaaaaacaagaaagaaattcCATTGTGTTACTTCTATTCAATGGAAGCCaataactagaaatatgaaaagataGACATTAAAACTCTAGTTGTGTATGTGTCTAAACAATTTCTAGATAGTCTAGTATGTAAGGAAACAGTGGAAAAGGTGAAAATAAGAGGTCAGGAATTATGAAATGATAGCTTGTGAAATGACaggtaaaactattttaaaattgttttgttgtttatttcagagCACCCAAAAGCTTTGCAGGATTTCACTCTTGAAAATATTCTTtcccatatttattattttcgtTGTCGTGACTACACAGAGCTACTGGCACAAGTTTATCTGCTTCCAGACTTCCTTTCAGAACACTCAAAGGTATGGCTCaatctttatcaggttgaggaggCTCTCTTTTATTCCTAATTAGTTgattgtttttatcatgaaaggtgttgggttttgtcaaatgctttttctgaatcaATTGAGACGATTATGTGGCTTTTTTCACCCCTCATTCTATTAATCTGATGTgtttcattgattgattttcatattaaACCAcctttgcattcctaggataaatcccgcttgatcatgatatataatccttttaatacacTACAAGATTCAGTTTCctggtattttattgaggatttttgcatctgtaattggtctgtggttttctttactggtgatgtctttgtctggctttcgTATCAGTGTAAtattggcttcataaaatgagttaggaagagTTCCCTTCTCTACTTTTCAGAAtactttgagaagaattggtgtaaattctttaaacattttatagaatttactggtgaagccgtctggtcctgat
This is a stretch of genomic DNA from Eschrichtius robustus isolate mEscRob2 chromosome 20, mEscRob2.pri, whole genome shotgun sequence. It encodes these proteins:
- the RAD51C gene encoding DNA repair protein RAD51 homolog 3 isoform X2 codes for the protein MQRDLVSLPLSPAVRVKLVAAGFQTAEELLEVKPSELSKEAGISKEEALETLQIIRRECLTNKASYAGTAESGKKCTALELLEQEHTQSFIITFCSALDNILGGGIPLTKTTEICGAPGVGKTQLCMQLAVDVQIPECFGGVEGEAVFIDTEGSFMVDRVVDLANACIQHLQLIAGTHRGEEHPKALQDFTLENILSHIYYFRCRDYTELLAQVYLLPDFLSEHSKVRLVIVDGIAFPFRHDLDDLSLRTRLLNGLAQQMISLANNHRLAVILTNQMTTKIDKNQALLVPALGESWGHAATIRLIFHWDQKQRLATLYKSPSQKDATVLFQITPQGFRDAVVATARSLQTEGSLNIRKRSRDSEEEKESKD
- the RAD51C gene encoding DNA repair protein RAD51 homolog 3 isoform X1; this translates as MQRDLVSLPLSPAVRVKLVAAGFQTAEELLEVKPSELSKEAGISKEEALETLQIIRRECLTNKASYAGTAESGKKCTALELLEQEHTQSFIITFCSALDNILGGGIPLTKTTEICGAPGVGKTQLCMQLAVDVQIPECFGGVEGEAVFIDTEGSFMVDRVVDLANACIQHLQLIAGTHRGEEHPKALQDFTLENILSHIYYFRCRDYTELLAQVYLLPDFLSEHSKVILTNQMTTKIDKNQALLVPALGESWGHAATIRLIFHWDQKQRLATLYKSPSQKDATVLFQITPQGFRDAVVATARSLQTEGSLNIRKRSRDSEEEKESKD